One segment of Cololabis saira isolate AMF1-May2022 chromosome 9, fColSai1.1, whole genome shotgun sequence DNA contains the following:
- the kctd9a gene encoding BTB/POZ domain-containing protein KCTD9a — translation MRRVTLFVNGTSKNGKVVAVYGSLSDLLSAASNKLAIRASCLFNGKGGLIDDIALIRDDDVLYVSEGDPFIDPQNDAKATSEPHGAHTDWLTLNIGGRLFTTTRSTLVSKEPESMLAHMFREKDVWGNKQDGHGAYLIDRSPDYFEPILNYLRHGQLIINEGINLQGVLEEARFFGIEQLAEQLEAVIKNSQPPEDHSPISRKEFVRFLLSTPTKSELRCQGLNFSGGDLSRLDLRYINFKMANLSRCNLSHANLCCSNLERADLSGANLDGANLQGVKMLCSNAEGASLKGCNFEDPSGLKANLEGANLKGVDMEGSQMTGINLRVATLKNAKLKNCNLRGATLAGTDLENCDLSGCDLQEANLRGSNVKGAIFEEMLTPLHMSQSVR, via the exons ATGAGAAGAGTCACTTTATTTGTAAACGGGACGTCTAAGAATGGCAAG GTCGTAGCAGTGTATGGGAGCTTGTCTGACCTGCTGTCTGCAGCCAGCAACAAGCTGGCCATCAGGGCTTCCTGCCTGTTCAATGGGAAGGGAGGGCTCATCGATGACATAGCCCTGATCAG AGATGATGACGTGCTGTATGTGTCAGAAGGAGATCCATTTATTG ACCCACAGAATGACGCTAAGGCCACATCCGAGCCGCACGGCGCACACACGGACTGGCTCACCCTCAACATCGGCGGGCGCCTCTTCACTACCACCAG aagcactttggtcagcaaGGAGCCCGAGAGTATGCTTGCACACATGTTCCGCGAAAAAG ATGTGTGGGGAAACAAGCAGGACGGGCACGGGGCCTACTTAATAGACCGCAGCCCTGATTACTTTGAGCCTATTCTCAACTACCTGAGACACGGTCAGCTCATTATCAATGAAGGCATCAATTTACAAG GAGTTCTGGAGGAGGCTCGGTTCTTTGGGATCGAGCAGCTGGCTGAACAGCTGGAAGCCGTGATAAAG aaCTCGCAGCCGCCTGAAGACCACTCTCCCATATCCCGCAAAGAGTTTGTTCGTTTTCTTTTGTCGACGCCCACCAAGTCAGAGCTCCGCTGTCAG GGACTAAATTTCAGTGGCGGTGATCTGTCCCGACTGGATCTGCGGTATATAAATTTCAAGATGGCTAATCTCAGCCGCTGCAATCTGTCACACGCCAACCTGTGCTGTTCAAATCTGGAGCGGGCCGACCTCTCTGGAGCCAACCTGGAC GGTGCAAACTTACAAGGAGTGAAGATGCTCTGTTCGAACGCTGAAGGAGCGTCTCTGAAAGGATGCAACTTTGAAGACCCGTCTGGACTGAAGGCCAACCTGGAAG GCGCAAACCTGAAGGGAGTTGACATGGAAGGAAGCCAGATGACCGGTATTAACCTGCGTGTGGCCACTCTCAAAAATGCAAAGCTGAAGAACTGCAACCTGCGGGGCGCCACTTTAGCGGGGACGGATCTGGAG